One genomic segment of Ferrimonas sp. YFM includes these proteins:
- a CDS encoding SulA-like leucine-rich domain-containing protein, producing MKSRQATQYRHPGLWQGSWNHGASLNKLEDGIETLTRLAPELAELSRKERWLVLVNPPAFGWKRILKEAGVAMDRILLVRCQDEVEGQWAVEQALSGRTCSAVLAWLPTIAARDWRRLELASRRADCCGYLFQPQHHPMTPALVSNWIH from the coding sequence ATGAAAAGCCGCCAGGCAACACAATACCGCCACCCTGGCCTGTGGCAGGGAAGTTGGAATCATGGTGCCAGCCTGAACAAGCTGGAGGATGGCATCGAGACCTTGACCCGGCTCGCGCCGGAACTGGCTGAACTGAGCCGCAAAGAGCGCTGGCTGGTGCTGGTCAATCCGCCCGCCTTCGGCTGGAAGCGGATCCTGAAGGAGGCCGGTGTGGCCATGGATCGCATTTTGCTGGTGCGCTGCCAGGACGAGGTGGAGGGGCAGTGGGCCGTGGAGCAGGCCCTGAGCGGCCGCACCTGTTCTGCGGTGCTGGCCTGGTTGCCCACCATCGCCGCCCGTGACTGGCGACGCCTGGAGCTGGCCAGTCGCCGGGCCGATTGCTGTGGCTATCTGTTCCAGCCTCAACACCATCCCATGACTCCTGCCCTGGTCAGCAACTGGATCCACTGA
- the ctaD gene encoding cytochrome c oxidase subunit I, which produces MTLATRENQADVGHIETPEQEHHHAPRRGLKRWLLTTNHKEIGTLYLWFSFTMFLVGGAMAMVIRAELFQPGLQLVEPNFFNQMTTVHGLVMVFGAVMPAFTGLANWMIPMMIGAPDMALPRLNNWSFWILPFAFAMLLGSLFMEGGGPAFGWTFYAPLSTTFSGDSTALFVFSVHIMGISSIMGAINVIVTIVNLRAPGMTYMKMPLFVWTWLITAFLLIAVMPVLAGAVTMVLTDKYFGTSFFDAAGGGDPVLFQHIFWFFGHPEVYIMILPAFGIISAIVPAFSRKRLFGYASMVYATASIALLSFIVWAHHMFTTGMPVAAELFFMYCTMLISVPTGVKVFNWVATMWRGAISFEAPMMFALAFIVLFTIGGLSGLMLAITPVDFQYHDTYFVVAHFHYVLVSGAVFSIMAAAYYWLPKWTGHMYSETLAKWHFWCSIISVNLLFFPMHFLGLAGMPRRIPDYALQFADINKIVSIGGFAFGLSQLIFLALVIKCIRGGDKAPAKPWDGAEGLEWSVASPAPLHTFDTPPEVK; this is translated from the coding sequence ATGACTTTAGCAACGCGAGAGAATCAGGCCGACGTCGGCCACATCGAGACCCCTGAACAGGAGCACCATCATGCCCCCCGTCGGGGATTGAAGCGCTGGTTGCTGACCACCAATCACAAGGAGATCGGTACCCTCTATCTGTGGTTCAGCTTCACCATGTTCCTGGTGGGCGGGGCCATGGCCATGGTGATCCGGGCGGAGTTGTTTCAGCCCGGCTTGCAGCTGGTGGAACCCAACTTCTTTAACCAGATGACCACGGTACACGGCCTGGTGATGGTGTTTGGCGCCGTGATGCCCGCCTTCACCGGCCTGGCCAACTGGATGATCCCCATGATGATTGGGGCGCCGGACATGGCCCTGCCCAGGCTGAATAACTGGAGCTTCTGGATCCTGCCTTTCGCCTTCGCCATGCTGCTGGGCAGCTTGTTTATGGAGGGGGGCGGTCCCGCCTTCGGCTGGACCTTCTATGCACCGTTGTCTACCACCTTCAGCGGCGACTCCACCGCCCTGTTTGTGTTCTCGGTGCACATCATGGGGATCAGCTCCATCATGGGGGCAATCAACGTCATCGTTACCATAGTCAACCTGCGGGCACCGGGGATGACCTACATGAAGATGCCCCTGTTTGTCTGGACCTGGCTGATCACCGCTTTTTTGCTGATCGCGGTGATGCCGGTGCTGGCGGGGGCGGTGACCATGGTGCTCACCGACAAGTACTTCGGCACCAGCTTCTTTGACGCGGCCGGGGGGGGGGATCCTGTGCTGTTCCAGCACATCTTCTGGTTCTTCGGTCACCCCGAGGTGTACATCATGATCCTGCCGGCCTTCGGCATAATCTCGGCCATTGTGCCGGCCTTCAGCCGCAAACGGCTGTTTGGCTATGCCTCCATGGTGTACGCCACCGCCTCTATCGCCCTGCTCTCCTTCATCGTTTGGGCACACCACATGTTTACCACAGGGATGCCGGTGGCGGCGGAGCTGTTCTTCATGTACTGCACCATGCTGATCTCGGTGCCCACTGGGGTGAAGGTGTTCAACTGGGTGGCCACCATGTGGCGAGGGGCCATCAGCTTTGAGGCGCCGATGATGTTTGCCCTGGCCTTCATCGTGCTGTTTACCATAGGCGGCCTGTCTGGGCTGATGCTGGCGATTACGCCGGTGGACTTTCAGTACCACGACACCTACTTCGTGGTGGCTCACTTTCACTATGTGCTGGTCAGCGGCGCGGTGTTCTCCATCATGGCCGCCGCCTACTACTGGCTGCCCAAGTGGACCGGCCATATGTACAGTGAAACCCTGGCCAAGTGGCACTTCTGGTGCTCCATCATCTCGGTCAATCTGCTGTTCTTCCCCATGCACTTCCTGGGGCTGGCGGGGATGCCGAGACGGATTCCTGATTACGCCCTGCAGTTTGCCGACATCAACAAGATCGTCTCCATCGGCGGCTTTGCCTTCGGCCTGTCACAGCTGATCTTCCTGGCCCTGGTAATCAAGTGCATTCGTGGCGGTGACAAGGCCCCGGCCAAGCCCTGGGACGGCGCCGAAGGCCTGGAGTGGAGTGTGGCGTCGCCGGCACCGCTGCACACCTTCGATACCCCGCCCGAGGTGAAGTGA
- a CDS encoding cytochrome c oxidase assembly protein — translation MAGRDANRALVTRLLLVTLGMFGFGFALVPLYDVFCEVTGINGKTGGPATAQVSGVNRERLVTVEFVTSVHSAMPWEFEPEINRIQVHPGETKQVAFLARNLSGDAIIGQAIPSVSPGQGALYFSKIECFCFNHQPLGAGEQTKMPLLFYLDPALPEEIQTLTLSYTLYNVTDKVQERGKGV, via the coding sequence ATGGCTGGCCGAGACGCGAACCGCGCCCTGGTGACCCGGCTGCTGCTGGTCACCCTGGGGATGTTCGGCTTTGGTTTTGCCCTGGTGCCCCTCTACGACGTGTTCTGTGAGGTGACCGGCATCAATGGCAAAACCGGCGGCCCGGCCACGGCCCAGGTGTCGGGAGTCAACCGGGAGCGCCTGGTGACCGTGGAGTTTGTTACCTCGGTCCACAGCGCCATGCCCTGGGAGTTTGAGCCGGAGATCAACCGCATTCAGGTGCACCCCGGGGAGACCAAGCAGGTGGCCTTCCTGGCGCGCAACCTGTCCGGTGACGCGATCATCGGTCAGGCGATCCCTTCGGTGAGCCCGGGCCAGGGGGCACTCTATTTCTCCAAGATCGAGTGCTTCTGTTTCAATCACCAGCCCCTGGGCGCGGGCGAACAGACCAAGATGCCGCTGCTGTTCTATCTGGATCCGGCACTGCCGGAGGAGATTCAGACCCTGACCCTGTCATACACCCTCTACAACGTCACCGACAAGGTGCAAGAGCGTGGCAAAGGAGTGTAA
- the lexA gene encoding transcriptional repressor LexA translates to MKPLTPRQSQVLELIRSHMQETGMPPTRAEIAKRLGFRSANAAEEHLKALARKQVIEIVPGTSRGIRLLDSGPEPEQLGLPLIGQVAAGEPILAQQHIEQHCQMDPAMFHPSADFLLRVRGDSMVDIGIMDGDLLAVHSQKDARNGQVVVARVGEDVTVKRFERKGNVVYLHAENQEYQPIVVDLEQEYMCIEGLAVGVIRNGGLH, encoded by the coding sequence ATGAAGCCGTTAACCCCAAGACAGAGCCAGGTGCTGGAGCTTATCCGCAGTCACATGCAGGAGACCGGCATGCCCCCCACCCGGGCCGAGATCGCCAAACGCTTGGGGTTCCGCAGTGCCAATGCCGCCGAGGAGCACCTCAAGGCCCTGGCCCGCAAACAGGTGATTGAGATTGTGCCCGGCACCTCCCGGGGCATCCGCCTGCTGGACAGCGGCCCTGAGCCGGAGCAGCTGGGTCTGCCCCTGATCGGTCAGGTGGCCGCCGGTGAGCCGATCCTGGCTCAACAGCATATCGAGCAGCACTGCCAGATGGATCCGGCCATGTTCCATCCCAGCGCCGACTTCCTGCTGAGGGTGCGCGGCGACTCCATGGTGGACATCGGCATCATGGATGGTGACCTGCTGGCGGTACACAGCCAGAAGGACGCCCGCAATGGCCAGGTGGTGGTGGCCAGAGTTGGAGAGGATGTGACGGTAAAACGCTTCGAACGTAAGGGTAACGTCGTCTATCTGCACGCAGAAAACCAAGAGTATCAACCCATAGTGGTCGACCTGGAGCAGGAGTACATGTGCATCGAGGGGCTGGCAGTGGGGGTGATTCGAAATGGAGGATTGCACTGA